The Bos mutus isolate GX-2022 chromosome 7, NWIPB_WYAK_1.1, whole genome shotgun sequence genome window below encodes:
- the LOC138988649 gene encoding palladin-like isoform X1 → MSEIKKKTTRVSLTISPPVNEASNTRSSYSTLVQPLCIEPQRMQSPCSSLLGSTCAVAPVFTKHLQDISTTRGQFVVFECRVQATAAVQVHWYREKEQIADSDDFRILRKKTCLSSIPEEVCTLIITEAFPEDSGDFKCIAENEAGTAVSTARLFVSPEGKVEKSEGSQKSPTRKFPPKLVSSPWSSDSHTKDKNPDNTPINLMQTIPETASHNEHEIQVPKEEFCTINENSSELQPQW, encoded by the exons ATGTCAGA aataaagaagaaaaccacTAGAGTGTCTCTGACCATCAGTCCCCCCGTTAATGAAGCCTCTAACACCAGATCAAGTTATTCTACCTTAGTTCAACCACTGTGTATTGAGCCCCAGAGG ATGCAGAGTCCCTGCAGCAGCCTGTTGGGATCCACTTGTGCTGTAGCCCCTGTGTTTACCAAG CATCTTCAAGATATCTCTACAACCAGAGGTCAGTTTGTCGTGTTTGAATGCCGAGTCCAGGCCACAGCCGCAGTTCAAGTTCATTGGTACAGAGAGAAAGAGCAGATAGCCGACTCAGATGACTTCCGAATTCTGAGAAAAA aaacttGTTTATCATCTATTCCTG AGGAAGTGTGCACCTTAATTATCACAGAAGCATTTCCTGAAGATTCTGGAGACTTCAAGTGCATTGCAGAAAATGAGGCTGGGACTGCAGTCTCCACAGCAAGACTCTTTGTTTCTCCAG aaggaaaagtgGAGAAATCAGAGGGTTCTCAAAAGTCACCCACAAGAAAATTTCCTCCAAAACTGGTCTCCTCTCCCTGGAGCAGTGACAGCCACACAAAGGATAAAAATCCAGACAATACTCCAATAAACCTTATGCAAACTATTCCTGAAACAGCCAGTCACAATGAACATGAGATCCAGGTTCCAAAGGAGGAGTTCTGCACCATCAATGAAAATTCTTCTGAGCTACAACCACAATGGTAA
- the LOC138988649 gene encoding myopalladin-like isoform X2, whose product MQSPCSSLLGSTCAVAPVFTKHLQDISTTRGQFVVFECRVQATAAVQVHWYREKEQIADSDDFRILRKKTCLSSIPEEVCTLIITEAFPEDSGDFKCIAENEAGTAVSTARLFVSPEGKVEKSEGSQKSPTRKFPPKLVSSPWSSDSHTKDKNPDNTPINLMQTIPETASHNEHEIQVPKEEFCTINENSSELQPQW is encoded by the exons ATGCAGAGTCCCTGCAGCAGCCTGTTGGGATCCACTTGTGCTGTAGCCCCTGTGTTTACCAAG CATCTTCAAGATATCTCTACAACCAGAGGTCAGTTTGTCGTGTTTGAATGCCGAGTCCAGGCCACAGCCGCAGTTCAAGTTCATTGGTACAGAGAGAAAGAGCAGATAGCCGACTCAGATGACTTCCGAATTCTGAGAAAAA aaacttGTTTATCATCTATTCCTG AGGAAGTGTGCACCTTAATTATCACAGAAGCATTTCCTGAAGATTCTGGAGACTTCAAGTGCATTGCAGAAAATGAGGCTGGGACTGCAGTCTCCACAGCAAGACTCTTTGTTTCTCCAG aaggaaaagtgGAGAAATCAGAGGGTTCTCAAAAGTCACCCACAAGAAAATTTCCTCCAAAACTGGTCTCCTCTCCCTGGAGCAGTGACAGCCACACAAAGGATAAAAATCCAGACAATACTCCAATAAACCTTATGCAAACTATTCCTGAAACAGCCAGTCACAATGAACATGAGATCCAGGTTCCAAAGGAGGAGTTCTGCACCATCAATGAAAATTCTTCTGAGCTACAACCACAATGGTAA